A window of the Leucothrix mucor DSM 2157 genome harbors these coding sequences:
- a CDS encoding acyl-CoA dehydrogenase — MISSLLALISLLVILLISGYLRLSLVKTAPFILTWLAGIFIFDAWHNGIWFIAILCVLSLVIIYYEPLRLKLISRPALRLLKQNLPRISDTEQQALEAGNTWWDAELFSGKPKWPHLRDLASSSLTPEETDFLNGPVEVLCKNLDDWKITHELLDLPPEIWQTLKREGFFGMIIPVEYGGLGFSALAHSEVVMKIASRSITAAVTVMVPNSLGPGELLHRYGTAAQKSYFLPRLARGEEIPCFALTGPEAGSDASAIPDIGVVCRQRFEGKDDVLGICLNWEKRYITLAPVATLLGLAFQLKDPDHLLGDETEVGISLALIPTTTAGISIGKRHFPLNIPFQNGPVWGENVFIPMDWLIGGPEHAGKGWQMLVECLGEGRGISLPALATGAGKQLSHVTGAYAGVRKQFGSIIGRFEGIEEPLAEILVQTYIMDAGRRLTATAIDQEQKPAVITALLKYQLTERMRQIVNHAMDIHGGSGICMGPDNFIARMYQAVPIGITVEGANILTRSLIVFGQGAIRCHPYLLTEIKAAQSDDLKLLDKTLMAHVGFVMSNLARSVWFGMSNAYFESPGTPMTRKYYRRLTRLSASFALLTDYALLTLGGTLKRRERLSGRFADILANLYLCSAVLKHFEDQGEPIADLPLLDYSCQSLIHDAQQAMLAVFYNLPAPLFGKVLRQFMFPFGKPYSPPSDKLIHQVAQLGLKPSATRARLCSGIYMSNDPTDRTGRIEHAFQLATEAKAAETRLRRLRKDGRLSTHTEEERIEEALRYQLITEDEATLLKNARIAMLNAIRVDSFEPEELL, encoded by the coding sequence ATGATCTCATCACTTCTCGCACTCATCAGCCTATTAGTCATTTTACTAATAAGCGGCTATTTGCGACTATCTTTGGTGAAAACAGCCCCATTTATACTGACTTGGTTAGCCGGTATATTTATCTTTGATGCATGGCATAACGGCATCTGGTTCATTGCCATCCTTTGCGTTTTGAGCTTGGTAATTATCTACTACGAGCCCTTGCGCCTAAAGTTAATCAGTCGTCCCGCGCTTCGCTTACTCAAACAGAACCTTCCCAGAATTTCCGATACCGAACAGCAAGCACTGGAGGCAGGCAATACTTGGTGGGATGCTGAACTGTTTTCCGGCAAACCAAAATGGCCCCACTTACGCGATCTCGCCAGTAGCAGCTTAACGCCCGAGGAAACCGACTTCCTGAATGGGCCGGTTGAGGTGCTCTGTAAAAATCTGGATGACTGGAAGATTACTCACGAATTGCTAGATCTCCCTCCCGAAATCTGGCAAACCCTGAAGCGTGAAGGCTTTTTCGGGATGATTATCCCAGTGGAATATGGCGGGCTTGGTTTCTCTGCACTGGCGCATTCAGAAGTGGTCATGAAAATCGCTTCACGCAGTATTACGGCGGCAGTCACCGTGATGGTGCCTAACTCTCTCGGCCCTGGTGAGCTACTGCATCGCTATGGAACGGCTGCACAAAAAAGTTATTTTCTACCACGTTTAGCTCGTGGCGAGGAAATCCCCTGCTTCGCGCTAACCGGACCTGAAGCTGGTAGCGATGCCAGCGCCATTCCAGATATTGGCGTGGTGTGCAGACAACGCTTTGAAGGCAAAGATGATGTTTTAGGTATTTGCCTTAACTGGGAAAAGCGCTATATCACACTAGCCCCCGTTGCCACACTACTTGGCTTAGCCTTCCAACTTAAAGACCCTGATCATTTGCTGGGTGATGAAACGGAAGTCGGGATTAGTCTGGCACTCATTCCAACGACAACTGCGGGGATCAGTATCGGCAAGCGGCACTTCCCACTGAATATCCCTTTCCAGAATGGTCCGGTATGGGGTGAAAACGTATTTATCCCCATGGACTGGTTAATCGGCGGGCCGGAGCATGCCGGTAAAGGCTGGCAAATGTTGGTGGAGTGCTTAGGCGAAGGACGCGGAATTTCGCTTCCCGCACTCGCCACGGGAGCCGGAAAGCAGCTTTCCCACGTTACTGGCGCTTATGCCGGTGTACGAAAACAGTTTGGCAGCATTATTGGTCGTTTTGAAGGCATTGAAGAGCCGCTGGCAGAGATTTTAGTGCAGACCTATATCATGGACGCCGGACGTCGCCTGACTGCCACTGCGATCGATCAGGAGCAGAAACCAGCGGTCATTACGGCACTGCTAAAATACCAACTAACCGAGCGGATGCGTCAGATTGTCAATCATGCCATGGACATTCACGGAGGCTCGGGAATTTGCATGGGGCCGGATAATTTCATTGCCCGCATGTATCAGGCAGTACCCATCGGAATTACCGTGGAAGGCGCGAATATCTTAACCCGTAGCTTGATTGTATTTGGTCAGGGTGCGATTCGTTGTCACCCCTATTTGCTGACCGAAATCAAAGCAGCACAATCGGATGATTTAAAGCTGCTGGATAAAACACTCATGGCGCATGTTGGCTTTGTGATGAGCAACTTAGCCCGCAGTGTTTGGTTTGGTATGAGCAATGCCTACTTTGAATCACCCGGCACACCGATGACGCGCAAGTACTATCGGCGCTTGACGCGCCTGAGTGCCAGCTTTGCCCTACTAACTGACTATGCTTTGCTGACTTTAGGTGGCACTTTGAAGCGCCGCGAGCGCCTATCTGGACGCTTTGCCGATATTCTGGCAAACCTCTACCTTTGCTCCGCAGTGCTAAAACACTTTGAAGATCAGGGTGAGCCAATTGCTGACCTGCCCTTACTGGACTACAGCTGCCAAAGTCTGATTCATGATGCACAGCAAGCGATGTTAGCAGTGTTTTACAATCTACCCGCGCCACTCTTCGGCAAAGTGCTGCGGCAGTTTATGTTTCCCTTTGGCAAGCCCTACTCGCCACCCAGTGACAAATTGATTCATCAGGTAGCTCAGCTCGGCCTTAAGCCAAGTGCTACTCGTGCTCGCTTATGTAGTGGAATCTATATGAGCAACGACCCAACCGATCGTACCGGACGCATTGAGCATGCTTTTCAATTAGCCACGGAAGCCAAAGCGGCAGAAACACGTCTACGCCGACTACGCAAAGATGGCAGGTTATCGACACATACCGAAGAGGAGCGAATTGAGGAGGCGCTGCGTTATCAACTGATCACTGAGGATGAGGCAACGCTGCTGAAAAATGCCCGAATCGCAATGTTGAATGCCATTCGGGTGGATTCATTTGAACCAGAGGAGCTATTGTGA
- a CDS encoding YiiX/YebB-like N1pC/P60 family cysteine hydrolase, protein MLSKLRNLIWNKVVGWLIAIPEANRNLSAINNPKRLLESLKPADVILFEGRTRVGDIIKLITLSPWIHSALYIGRLSEVKDPAIRARILKFYDGDPNEQLVIESLLGYGTVVRPMSDYMDDNLRVCRPTHLRPKDQQKVVCFAAEHLGLSYDVRQLLDLARFFFPYGLLPRHWRSTLFQHNAGKPTHVVCSGMIARCFQSVDYPILPVVVTDNNEYKKIYKRNFRLFVPADFDYSPYFEIVKFPDLDLSHGHSHRYLPWETGEGDELPLIAERSETSKPSRTILEGGSS, encoded by the coding sequence ATGTTGAGCAAACTGCGTAACCTGATATGGAATAAAGTTGTCGGTTGGCTAATCGCCATTCCGGAGGCAAACAGGAACCTGTCCGCAATCAATAACCCCAAGCGATTATTGGAGTCACTCAAGCCAGCTGATGTGATTTTATTTGAAGGCCGCACTCGGGTTGGCGATATCATCAAGCTAATCACGCTCTCGCCATGGATTCACTCTGCCCTGTACATTGGTCGCCTGAGCGAAGTCAAAGATCCGGCCATTCGTGCCCGCATTCTGAAGTTTTACGATGGCGATCCAAATGAACAACTGGTGATCGAATCCTTACTGGGTTATGGCACCGTGGTGAGGCCCATGAGTGACTACATGGATGATAACCTTCGAGTCTGCCGCCCCACTCATCTACGACCCAAAGACCAACAAAAAGTCGTCTGCTTTGCTGCTGAGCATTTGGGACTCTCTTACGATGTCAGGCAACTGCTAGATTTGGCCCGCTTCTTTTTCCCTTACGGCTTACTACCTAGGCACTGGCGCTCCACGTTATTTCAACACAACGCAGGTAAACCGACGCATGTGGTATGCTCAGGAATGATAGCAAGATGCTTTCAAAGTGTTGATTACCCCATTTTGCCGGTTGTGGTAACGGACAATAACGAATACAAAAAAATCTATAAACGTAATTTCCGATTATTTGTACCCGCTGATTTTGACTACTCACCTTACTTTGAGATCGTCAAGTTTCCAGACCTAGATCTGTCACACGGCCACTCCCATCGCTATCTACCTTGGGAAACTGGTGAAGGTGACGAACTGCCATTAATCGCCGAACGCTCCGAAACATCAAAACCCTCGCGAACCATCCTTGAAGGAGGCTCATCATGA
- the rplM gene encoding 50S ribosomal protein L13, protein MGTFSAKPAEVKRDWFVVNAEGKALGRLASEIASRLRGKHKPIYTPHVDTGDYIVVINADKVAVTGNKFTDKMYYRNTGYVGNLKSISFDKLQAKAPERIIELAVKGMLPKGPLGRDMYRKLKVYAGPEHNHHAQQPQPLEV, encoded by the coding sequence ATGGGAACATTCAGTGCAAAGCCGGCAGAGGTTAAGCGCGACTGGTTTGTCGTAAATGCTGAGGGCAAAGCACTTGGTCGACTGGCCAGCGAGATTGCATCACGTTTGCGCGGTAAGCATAAGCCGATTTACACACCACACGTTGATACTGGCGATTACATCGTTGTTATTAATGCAGATAAAGTGGCAGTAACTGGTAACAAGTTTACTGACAAAATGTACTACAGAAACACCGGCTACGTTGGTAATCTGAAGTCCATAAGTTTTGACAAGCTACAGGCCAAGGCGCCTGAGCGTATCATCGAATTAGCGGTTAAAGGCATGTTGCCTAAAGGTCCGCTGGGTCGTGACATGTATCGTAAACTCAAAGTGTATGCGGGGCCAGAGCACAATCATCATGCTCAGCAACCACAGCCTTTAGAAGTTTAA
- the rpsI gene encoding 30S ribosomal protein S9 yields MADTQYYGTGRRKSSSARVFMKNGSGNITVNKLSIDEYFGRETSRMVVRQPLDATDSVETFDINVTVAGGGDSGQAGAIRLGIARALLEFNEGHRDVLKRSGFLTRDARKVERKKVGLHKARKATQFSKR; encoded by the coding sequence ATGGCTGATACACAGTACTACGGAACAGGTCGCCGGAAATCGTCTTCTGCGCGCGTCTTCATGAAGAATGGCTCGGGCAATATTACGGTTAACAAGCTGAGCATCGACGAATATTTTGGTCGTGAAACGTCTCGCATGGTTGTTCGTCAGCCATTAGATGCGACGGATTCAGTTGAGACTTTTGATATTAACGTCACAGTTGCCGGTGGTGGTGACAGTGGTCAGGCAGGCGCAATCCGTTTAGGTATTGCCAGAGCTCTGCTTGAATTCAACGAAGGTCATCGTGATGTCCTGAAGCGTAGTGGCTTCCTGACACGTGATGCACGTAAAGTTGAGCGTAAGAAAGTTGGTTTGCACAAAGCACGTAAGGCGACTCAGTTCTCCAAGCGTTAA